From the Plodia interpunctella isolate USDA-ARS_2022_Savannah chromosome 5, ilPloInte3.2, whole genome shotgun sequence genome, one window contains:
- the MED14 gene encoding mediator of RNA polymerase II transcription subunit 14, whose protein sequence is MVPVAIEGCNQSAEGGGARGGSISLALLIDFIVQRTYDELTVLAELLPRKTDMERKIEIYKFSARTRQLFVRLLALVKWASSATKVDRSAHIMAFLDKQALLFVETADVLARVARETLVHARLPTFHMAAAVEVLTLGTYSRLPAVIRERLVPPPPLTPAERRTTLRALAHVVRQRLTTASLPSDVRNLKVENGRATFTVGQEFSVSLTVMGDAPNLPWRLLDIAILIQDCETGEGKALVHSSQLAWLRGVAQARLAAAGLSGALTALRFFCRSLSLELLYTQTLRLCRDRLSRHLQVDKYIPGQKLQVSYWRELGCELGYRLVIGAEGESLCVWHVPALSGGERVAAALTPHAPCMERLLAHTVHVRSRQRLNDLKVLLNELGVECSVGGWPCVLACSALWPCLRAEQLLVSVGAHAGRLRARVPAYPGAPRMPELAAALADTNVPLIKALLTQLRFWLVARRCEKTLQHLPASVCEHLPFLHGPDHPLHKLCADRLYVTLHRHTDHILIVEMKEISSSTGAAGSSSGAQCSVALAFHLAGARRATPDDCEDETPSSSTAVAVTTGPNAPARAFLKIHSLVELDTFTLTHGPFTPLDTPGLQPGKRKLSAAARAVRVRQPAYFLPELAHVVAAADERVPFVNLAQELASRGVSHGGVQPEWSGSALAMRVVSLPRPPRAAPAAHAALRARLLAATVRLTTKNQARVWTAEIVFHSSPVRTPNPKEQGERRCVYLQYELGADAARTAEALLADWAAIVHLHALLHDFMARPQQERETLWQGVCIRSYTYRSLVLGFGPSQRATAVLQWNAATQRYTVATPAHQPAANAHHLLHHQLDHHINWHKDLMSFGVVLRETYAPLLALSRLPTLPQLGLHNVRTFMPTPTFTLLAHSWRKIRVIYAGAYCIEVGIRGGGVVTIRDGAYSKFDRTTVVEEFAPAQGLKAFLSRYVEENLSTRLLAEDDPPSPMSPMPPGGLRFPAPLTPPQPHTPHSAPVTPHPASPAQHQMASSSFNLTSPPGAAGAGVSASPASPLAPSPLAAAASPHPPPTSPFTAWPASPSLPRPSPGHHPSPRHHVDHKGQTGAAASSSTRSGGRVWAGAVATPLPVSKLEVLCTPCEPPPGAPPGPPLAPLQRFLACVYMKRTLQRFVQQEEHLTPVTADASSLTFRMEGAALAARVSLHAQHMQSLQLQLTPLPDHKEQWSADDIQIMEKFFEQRVAIAPYRATALQGWGRAWGAPAAALPSLVALMRADLAPAAPALWTLQWALRMPPAAPQIVPAGQPAVLLAKHKILFFICLTRMDTQLVLPLVYDMQQNVTQLADKRDSQPHLIAVALHLKRFSEFNQSHTECTLWPAVRDLLTNFTLPQEPPPAPAPPPS, encoded by the exons ATGGTTCCTGTTGCTATAGAAGGGTGCAATCAAAGCGCCGAGGGAGGTGGTGCCCGAGGTGGTTCAATATCCCTCGCTTTATTGATTGACTTTATTGTTCAAAGAACTTACGATGAACTCACAGTTCTGGCTGaatt aCTTCCTCGCAAAACAGACATGGAGCGCAAAAtcgaaatatacaaatttagtGCTCGTACCCGTCAGCTGTTTGTTCGATTATTGGCTCTCGTCAAATGGGCCAGCAGTGCAACAAAAGTTGACCGCTCTGCTCACATCATGGCTTTCTTAGACAAGCAAGCTCTATTATTTGTGGAAACAGCTGATGTACTTGCACGGGTGGCTCGGGAAACACTTGTACATGCAAg GCTTCCAACGTTCCATATGGCTGCAGCAGTGGAAGTGTTGACTTTGGGTACATACAGCCGTCTGCCAGCTGTGATCCGGGAGAGATTGGTGCCACCACCTCCACTGACCCCGGCCGAGCGCCGCACTACTTTACGGGCACTTGCACATGTTGTTCGTCAGAGACTTACTACTGCTTCATTGCCAAGTGACGTCAGGAATTTAAAG gTTGAAAATGGCAGAGCTACTTTCACAGTTGGACAAGAATTTAGTGTATCCCTCACTGTGATGGGTGATGCTCCTAATCTACCATGGCGATTATTGGATATTGCAATTTTGATACAAGACTGTGAAACTGGAG aggGTAAAGCACTAGTGCATAGTTCTCAACTAGCGTGGCTACGGGGCGTGGCTCAAGCGAGACTCGCTGCGGCGGGACTGAGCGGGGCTTTGACGGCGTTACGCTTCTTCTGTCGCTCGTTGTCTCTGGAACTATTGTACACGCAGACGTTGAGGCTGTGCCGTGATCGACTGTCGCGACATCTGCAAGTGGACAAATATATACCGGGGCAGAAACTACAAGTATCATATTGGAG GGAACTCGGTTGCGAGCTAGGCTACCGTCTCGTTATTGGCGCAGAGGGCGAGTCCCTGTGCGTGTGGCACGTGCCGGCGCTGTCGGGCGGCGAGCGGGTGGCGGCCGCGCTGACGCCGCACGCGCCCTGCATGGAGCGGCTGCTGGCGCACACGGTGCACGTGCGCAGTCGCCAGCGGCTCAACGACCTCAAAGTGCTGCTCAACGAGCTCGGC GTGGAGTGCAGTGTGGGCGGGTGGCCGTGCGTGCTGGCGTGCTCGGCGCTGTGGCCGTGCCTGCGCGCGGAGCAGCTGCTGGTGAGCGTGGGCGCGCACGCGGGGCGCCTGCGCGCGCGCGTGCCCGCGTACCCCGGCGCGCCGCGCATGCCCGAGCTGGCGGCCGCGCTCGCCGACACCAACGTGCCGCTCATCAAGGCGCTGCTCACACAGCTCAG ATTCTGGTTGGTGGCGCGGCGCTGTGAGAAGACGCTGCAGCACCTGCCGGCCAGCGTCTGCGAACACCTGCCGTTCTTGCACGGGCCCGACCACCCTCTCCACAAGCTATGCGCCGACCGCCTCTACGTCACGCTACACCGCCACACTGACCACATCCTG aTAGTGGAGATGAAAGAGATTAGCTCGAGTACGGGTGCGGCGGGCAGCTCGAGCGGCGCTCAG tgCTCGGTCGCGCTCGCGTTCCATTTGGCCGGCGCTCGCCGCGCCACGCCCGACGACTGCGAGGACGAG ACGCCATCGTCCAGTACTGCTGTAGCTGTAACAACTGGCCCCAATGCGCCAGCCCGCGCTTTCCTGAAGATCCATTCGCTTGTGGAACTCGATACGTTCACACTCACGCACGGCCCCTTCACGCCGCTCGACACGCCAG GGCTGCAGCCGGGCAAGCGCAAGCtgtcggcggcggcgcgcgcggtGCGCGTGCGCCAGCCCGCGTACTTCCTGCCCGAGCTGGCGCACGTGGTCGCCGCGGCTGACGAGCGCGTGCCCTTCGTCAACCTCGCGCAGGAG TTGGCGAGCCGCGGCGTGAGCCACGGCGGCGTGCAGCCGGAGTGGAGCGGGTCCGCGCTGGCCATGCGCGTGGTGTCGCTGCCGCGGCCGCCGCGCGCGGCGCCGGCTGCGCACGCGGCGCTGCGCGCGCGCCTGCTGGCCGCCACCGTGCGCCTCACCACCAAGAACCAGGCGCGCGTCTGGACCGCCGAGATCGTCTTCCACAGCTCGCCCGTGCGCACGCCCAATCCCAAAGAACAAG GCGAGCGGCGCTGCGTGTACCTGCAGTACGAGCTGGGCGCGGACGCAGCGCGCACGGCGGAGGCGCTGCTGGCGGACTGGGCCGCCATCGTGCACCTCCACGCTCTGCTGCACGACTTCATGGCGCGCCCGCAACAAG agcGCGAAACACTCTGGCAAGGCGTGTGCATCAGATCGTACACTTATCGCTCGTTAGTGTTAGGGTTCGGTCCGTCGCAGCGCGCCACCGCGGTGCTGCAGTGGAACGCCGCCACACAGCGCTACACTGTGGCCACGCCTGCGCACCAGCCCGCCGCCAACGCGCACCATCTGCTACACCACCAGCTGGACCACCACATCAACTG gcaCAAAGACCTGATGTCCTTTGGCGTAGTTCTGCGTGAAACGTACGCCCCCCTGCTGGCGCTGTCTCGCTTGCCCACGCTCCCACAGCTGGGCCTACACAACGTGCGCACCTTCATGCCCACGCCCACCTTCACATTGCTGGCCCACTCGTGGAGAAAG aTCCGCGTTATTTACGCGGGCGCGTACTGCATAGAGGTGGGCATCCGCGGCGGCGGAGTGGTCACGATCCGCGACGGCGCCTACTCCAAGTTCGACCGCACCACCGTTGTCGAGGAGTTTGCGCCCGCGCAGGGGCTTAAG GCGTTCCTGTCTCGATATGTAGAAGAGAATCTCAGCACGAGGCTGCTGGCTGAAGACGATCCGCCGTCGCCGATGTCTCCGATGCCTCCAG GAGGCCTCCGCTTCCCCGCGCCGCTGACGCCCCCGCAGCCGCACACCCCGCACTCCGCGCCCGTCACCCCGCACCCCGCCTCGCCAGCTCAACACCAG ATGGCAAGCAGCTCGTTCAACCTGACGTCACCGCCgggcgcggcgggcgcgggcgtGTCAGCGTCCCCCGCCTCCCCCCTGGCGCCCTCCCCGCTAGCGGCGGCCGCGTCCCCGCACCCGCCCCCCACCTCCCCCTTCACCGCGTGGCCCGCCTCGCCCTCCCTGCCGCGCCCCTCGCCCGGACATCACCCCTCGCCGAGGCATCATGTGGATCACAAAG GACAAACCGGAGCCGCGGCGTCGAGCTCGACGCGCAGCGGCGGCCGCGTGTGGGCCGGCGCTGTGGCCACGCCGCTGCCGGTCTCCAAGCTTGAG GTGCTGTGCACGCCGTGCGAGCCGCCGCCGGGCGCGCCGCCGGGCCCGCCGCTGGCGCCGCTGCAGCGGTTCCTGGCCTGCGTCTACATGAAGCGCACGCTGCAGCGCTTCGTGCAGCAGGAGGAACAT CTGACGCCGGTGACAGCGGACGCCAGCAGCCTGACGTTCCGCATGGAGGGCGCGGCGCTGGCGGCGCGGGTGTCGCTGCACGCGCAGCATATGCAGTCTCTGCAGCTGCAGCTGACGCCGCTGCCCGACCACAAGGAGCAGTGGAGCGCCGATGACATCCAG ATAATGGAGAAGTTCTTCGAGCAGCGCGTGGCGATAGCGCCGTACCGCGCGACGGCGCTGCAGGGCTGGGGCCGCGCGTGGGGCGCGCCCGCGGCCGCGCTGCCGTCGCTGGTGGCGCTCATGCGCGCGGACCTGGCGCCGGCCGCGCCCGCGCTGTGGACGCTGCAGTGGGCGCTGCGCATGCCGCCCGCCGCGCCGCAGATCGTGCCCGCCGGCCAGCCCGCCGTGCTCCTCGCCAAGCACAAGATACTCTTCTTT ATATGCCTGACCCGCATGGACACCCAGCTGGTGCTGCCGCTGGTGTACGACATGCAGCAGAACGTGACGCAGCTGGCTGACAAGCGCGACTCGCAGCCGCATCTCATCGCAGTCGCGCTCCATCTCAAGCG ATTCAGCGAGTTCAACCAGTCGCACACAGAGTGCACGCTGTGGCCGGCGGTGCGCGACCTGCTGACCAACTTCACGCTGCCGCAGGAGCCGCCGCCCGCCCCCGCGCCGCCGCCCTCCTAG
- the LOC128670139 gene encoding uncharacterized protein LOC128670139 isoform X1 translates to MAAPRTNNSMETILTFENRDISQWSAIWSTTHVTSSAGPNSTGWHNVRRRRTRIAALSLGAFLTMHCKVTAAALTGGYFIFLIFLALSVVALANPLRHFEVYLGQWSISGPGRAFRILPMFDGIGIAMCINALVRAITCCIIAAITGTYLMHSVSDEKLPYTYCRDFELKPYDPILKDVTRLQEGYISDRNIFNSIIFNDWRRHELSQLAEQNTVSTTVGFSPFAWRNTSLTGKRNIQLAVRQFQSCNESYNGSYPALYDTPAYNFFYVEVVHLRPDYSLKTFNTLLICSIITIWIMIWLALVTERILNKRITWNRTYLWFVIVPCVWGIVLIVSALSHLPVLQYNNKLKYGIKLSANEMFVTVANALEVAIYIHAAALGTELIYGKGLNHYASGHIDPYLNGENVWHSVILTLLAALHSIGASACAFVDYLQLNRNHRIQDIHESTLWVIPMYSKCVTEGTHKYLKSTLVFGGLTLSYMVVAYIMVKTALHIVFEYRVKLVNWEQLVVACLIIPCICISVLFATNGGVLLLESVDATMTAVTTPTIVLLELVAMLFVYRGRDFQSDMNLSMEENACGSRIDTQWNIIPFLTLATLVVKSYSTVHSELPSHMLLISMVPVILVVLAMLLRAIRNAYVFLQH, encoded by the exons ATGGCAGCTCCTCGCACTAATAACTCAATGGAAACTATACTCACGTTTGAAAACAGAGATATC AGCCAGTGGTCGGCCATCTGGTCGACGACGCACGTGACGTCGTCGGCCGGCCCCAACAGCACGGGCTGGCACAACGTCCGTCGCCGGCGCACGCGCATCGCCGCCCTGTCCTTGGGCGCCTTCCTTACCATGCACTGCAAGGTTACGGCCGCCGCGCTCACTGGAGGATACT ttaTTTTCTTGATATTCCTGGCCTTGTCGGTGGTGGCGCTAGCCAACCCGCTGCGGCATTTTGAAGTGTACTTGGGACAATGGAGTATCAGCGGACCGGGACGTGCCTTCCGCATCCTGCCAATGTTTGATG GAATAGGCATCGCGATGTGCATAAATGCGCTAGTACGCGCAATAACTTGTTGCATCATCGCTGCAATAACGGGTACCTACTTGATGCATTCGGTATCTGATGAAAAATTGCCCTATACTTATTGCAG GGATTTCGAGCTGAAACCTTACGATCCTATATTAAAAGATGTAACCAGATTGCAGGAA GGATATATATCGGACAGGAATATATTTAAcagcataatatttaatgactgGAGGAGGCATGAATTGTCTCAGTTGGCCGAGCAAAATACTGTCTCAACCACAGTAGGATTTTCACCCTTCGCGTGGAGAAACACTTCGTTGACGGG taaaagaaatattcaaCTTGCTGTAAGACAGTTCCAATCTTGCAATGAAAGCTATAATGGATCGTACCCTGCCCTGTACGATACGCctgcatataatttttttta CGTGGAAGTCGTACACCTAAGACCTGATTATAGTTTAAAgacttttaatacattattgaTATGTAGTATCATTACAATTTGGATCATGATATGGCTGGCGCTGGTAACCGAACGTATACTTAATAAGAGG ATAACTTGGAATAGGACGTATCTATGGTTTGTGATAGTTCCTTGTGTATGGGGAATAGTGCTCATCGTGTCCGCCCTTAGTCATTTGCCGGTtttgcaatataataataagttaaagtATGGCATTAAGCTTAGTGCCAATGAAATGTTTGTC ACAGTAGCTAACGCATTAGAGGTGGCCATTTACATCCACGCGGCAGCCCTGGGCACAGAACTTATTTACGGGAAAGGCTTAAATCATTATg CATCCGGCCACATTGACCCTTATCTGAACGGTGAGAACGTGTGGCATTCAGTCATACTGACTCTATTGGCGGCACTCCACTCCATCGGCGCCTCTGCGTGTGCTTTCGTCGACTATTTGCAGTTGAACAGGAACCACAGGATACAAGATATTCATGAAA GTACTCTATGGGTAATACCAATGTATTCCAAATGTGTTACCGAGGGTACTCATAAATATCtgaa atCTACTCTTGTGTTTGGTGGACTGACATTATCTTACATGGTTGTAGCCTACATTATGGTCAAGACAGCACTGCACATAGTATTTGAGTATAGAGTTAAACTAGT AAATTGGGAGCAGCTTGTGGTGGCCTGCTTAATTATTCCCTGTATCTGTATCAGTGTACTGTTTGCTACGAAT GGCGGCGTATTGCTCCTGGAAAGTGTAGACGCGACGATGACCGCCGTGACTACTCCCACTATAGTGTTGTTGGAGCTGGTAGCGATGCTGTTCGTGTACCGCGGCCGCGACTTCCAGTCCGACATGAACCTCTCCATGGAGGAGAACGCGTGCGGCTCGCGCATCGACACGCAGTGGAACATCATACCGTTTCTCACGCTT gcAACTCTAGTGGTCAAATCATACTCGACTGTACACTCGGAGTTACCAAGCCATATGTTGTTAATATCGATGGTTCCAGTTATACTTGTAGTCTTGGCCATGTTGCTGCGGGCGATCCGCAACGCTTATGTATTCCTCCAACATTAA
- the Gclc gene encoding glutamate--cysteine ligase catalytic subunit, with protein sequence MITKNFVLSSLLRNKGVIFTKLLCQSNTNLQKPRVVNMGLLTEGSPLSWEETKALAEHVRQHGIEQFINLYRKLQDRTGDVLKWGDEVEYIIVKFDDENQRATVSLRADELLPKLQEKEHQDPQNVKSLWRPEYGAYMVEGTPGKPYGGLLAHFNIVEANMQYRRAEASTLLKDGEVIMSITNFPRLGCPNFTSPPYPPTPNEGVTRSLFFPDQGIFPGHPRYKTLTSNIRQRRGEKVAINMPIFRDVNTKIPVDESSKLEPHAAKPDCVYMDAMGFGMGCCCLQLTFQACCITEARTLYDQLAPLCPIMLALSAATPIYRGYLTDVDCRWNVISASVDCRTREERGLEPLKENKFRIQKSRYDSIDSYLSPEHEKYNDIPIVHDPAIYRRLRDNGIDHPLALHVAHLFIRDSVSLFSEKVNQDDANDSDHFENIQSTNWQTMRFKPPPPNSPIGWRVEFRPCETQLTDFENAAYVCFVVLLTRVILSYQLNFVMPISKVDENMQRAQRRGAVQSGRFWWRRDVGAPSTPAHKDSQLYAEMTIDEIVNGKEGVFPGLIPLIESYLSGMDVDADTHCSVQQYLKLIQRRAANDISTMATWIRDFVTNHPQYQQDSVVSEKINYDLLKTAHGIQTGAIPAPSLLGASAASKTNEDIPKAFTKMMSKDCS encoded by the exons ATGATAACGAAGAATTTCGTTTTATCATCATTACTGCGAAATAAAGGTGTAATATTTACGAAGTTATTGTGCCAGTCAAATACTAACTTGCAGAAACCTCGAGTAGTGAATATGGGATTGTTAACAGAAGGGAGCCCCTTGTCTTGGGAGGAAACCAAGGCTTTGGCAGAACATGTACGCCAACACGGCATCGAACAATTCATTAACTTGTACAGAAAACTTCAAGACAGAACTGGCGATGTGCTTAAATGGGGAGATGag GTGGAGTACATAATAGTGAAATTTGATGATGAGAATCAACGAGCTACTGTCAGCCTCAGAGCTGATGAATTATTACcaaaattacaagaaaaagAGCATCAAGATCCgcaaa ATGTGAAATCCCTTTGGCGCCCTGAATATGGAGCATATATGGTAGAAGGCACTCCGGGCAAGCCTTACGGGGGGCTCCTAGCTCACTTTAACATTGTAGAGGCTAACATGCAGTACCGCAGAGCTGAGGCCAGTACTTTACTAAAGGATGGTGAAGTTATCATGAGCATTACTAATTTCCCAAG gttagGGTGCCCAAATTTCACTAGTCCACCATATCCGCCCACTCCAAATGAAGGGGTGACAAGATCTTTGTTCTTTCCCGACCAAGGCATATTCCCTGGACACCCTCGTTATAAAACGCTCACGTCTAACATACGGCAGAGGAGAGGAGAGAAGGTTGCTATCAATATGCCAA TATTTCGCGACGTGAACACGAAGATCCCAGTGGACGAGTCGAGTAAGCTGGAGCCCCACGCCGCAAAACCAGACTGCGTGTACATGGATGCGATGGGGTTCGGGATGGGCTGCTGCTGTCTACAGCTCACCTTCCAGGCGTGCTGCATCACGGAGGCCCGAACTCTTTACGACCAACTGGCTCCACTGTGCCCTATAATG TTGGCCCTGTCGGCCGCGACACCGATCTACCGCGGGTACTTAACAGACGTGGACTGCCGGTGGAACGTGATCTCCGCGTCGGTGGACTGCCGCACGCGCGAGGAGCGCGGCCTCGAGCCGCTCAAGGAGAATAAGTTCCGCATTCAGAAGTCCCGCTACGACTCCATCGACTCGTACCTTTCGCCGGAACATGAGAA atacaACGACATTCCCATAGTGCATGACCCCGCCATCTACCGGCGGCTGCGCGACAACGGCATCGACCACCCGCTGGCTCTGCACGTGGCGCACCTCTTCATACGCGACTCCGTGTCGCTGTTCTCCGAAAAGGTGAACCAGGACGATGCCAACGACTCTGACCACTTTGAG AATATTCAGTCTACGAACTGGCAGACGATGCGCTTCAAGCCGCCGCCGCCCAACTCGCCCATCGGTTGGCGCGTGGAGTTCCGCCCATGCGAGACGCAGCTCACAGACTTCGAGAACGCCGCCTACGTCTGCTTCGTCGTGCTCCTCACTAGGGTCATCTTGTCTTACCAGCTCAACTTCGTCATGCCGATCAGTAAG GTGGACGAGAACATGCAGCGCGCGCAGCGGCGCGGCGCCGTGCAGAGCGGGCGCTTCTGGTGGCGGCGCGACGTGGGCGCGCCCAGCACGCCCGCGCACAAGGACTCGCAGCTCTACGCCGAGATGACCATCGACGAGATCGTCAACGGGAAG GAGGGCGTGTTCCCGGGGCTGATCCCGCTGATCGAGTCTTATCTGTCCGGGATGGACGTTGACGCGGACACGCACTGCTCCGTGCAGCAGTACCTCAAGCTGATCCAGCGCCGCGCCGCCAACGACATCTCCACCATGGCCACTTGGATCCGCGACTTCGTCACCAACCACCCGCAGTACCA ACAAGACTCGGTAGTATC
- the LOC128670139 gene encoding uncharacterized protein LOC128670139 isoform X2 translates to MAAPRTNNSMETILTFENRDISQWSAIWSTTHVTSSAGPNSTGWHNVRRRRTRIAALSLGAFLTMHCKVTAAALTGGYFIFLIFLALSVVALANPLRHFEVYLGQWSISGPGRAFRILPMFDGIGIAMCINALVRAITCCIIAAITGTYLMHSVSDEKLPYTYCRDFELKPYDPILKDVTRLQEGYISDRNIFNSIIFNDWRRHELSQLAEQNTVSTTVGFSPFAWRNTSLTGKRNIQLAVRQFQSCNESYNGSYPALYDTPAYNFFYVEVVHLRPDYSLKTFNTLLICSIITIWIMIWLALVTERILNKRITWNRTYLWFVIVPCVWGIVLIVSALSHLPVLQYNNKLKYGIKLSANEMFVTVANALEVAIYIHAAALGTELIYGKGLNHYASGHIDPYLNGENVWHSVILTLLAALHSIGASACAFVDYLQLNRNHRIQDIHESTLWVIPMYSKCVTEGTHKYLKNWEQLVVACLIIPCICISVLFATNGGVLLLESVDATMTAVTTPTIVLLELVAMLFVYRGRDFQSDMNLSMEENACGSRIDTQWNIIPFLTLATLVVKSYSTVHSELPSHMLLISMVPVILVVLAMLLRAIRNAYVFLQH, encoded by the exons ATGGCAGCTCCTCGCACTAATAACTCAATGGAAACTATACTCACGTTTGAAAACAGAGATATC AGCCAGTGGTCGGCCATCTGGTCGACGACGCACGTGACGTCGTCGGCCGGCCCCAACAGCACGGGCTGGCACAACGTCCGTCGCCGGCGCACGCGCATCGCCGCCCTGTCCTTGGGCGCCTTCCTTACCATGCACTGCAAGGTTACGGCCGCCGCGCTCACTGGAGGATACT ttaTTTTCTTGATATTCCTGGCCTTGTCGGTGGTGGCGCTAGCCAACCCGCTGCGGCATTTTGAAGTGTACTTGGGACAATGGAGTATCAGCGGACCGGGACGTGCCTTCCGCATCCTGCCAATGTTTGATG GAATAGGCATCGCGATGTGCATAAATGCGCTAGTACGCGCAATAACTTGTTGCATCATCGCTGCAATAACGGGTACCTACTTGATGCATTCGGTATCTGATGAAAAATTGCCCTATACTTATTGCAG GGATTTCGAGCTGAAACCTTACGATCCTATATTAAAAGATGTAACCAGATTGCAGGAA GGATATATATCGGACAGGAATATATTTAAcagcataatatttaatgactgGAGGAGGCATGAATTGTCTCAGTTGGCCGAGCAAAATACTGTCTCAACCACAGTAGGATTTTCACCCTTCGCGTGGAGAAACACTTCGTTGACGGG taaaagaaatattcaaCTTGCTGTAAGACAGTTCCAATCTTGCAATGAAAGCTATAATGGATCGTACCCTGCCCTGTACGATACGCctgcatataatttttttta CGTGGAAGTCGTACACCTAAGACCTGATTATAGTTTAAAgacttttaatacattattgaTATGTAGTATCATTACAATTTGGATCATGATATGGCTGGCGCTGGTAACCGAACGTATACTTAATAAGAGG ATAACTTGGAATAGGACGTATCTATGGTTTGTGATAGTTCCTTGTGTATGGGGAATAGTGCTCATCGTGTCCGCCCTTAGTCATTTGCCGGTtttgcaatataataataagttaaagtATGGCATTAAGCTTAGTGCCAATGAAATGTTTGTC ACAGTAGCTAACGCATTAGAGGTGGCCATTTACATCCACGCGGCAGCCCTGGGCACAGAACTTATTTACGGGAAAGGCTTAAATCATTATg CATCCGGCCACATTGACCCTTATCTGAACGGTGAGAACGTGTGGCATTCAGTCATACTGACTCTATTGGCGGCACTCCACTCCATCGGCGCCTCTGCGTGTGCTTTCGTCGACTATTTGCAGTTGAACAGGAACCACAGGATACAAGATATTCATGAAA GTACTCTATGGGTAATACCAATGTATTCCAAATGTGTTACCGAGGGTACTCATAAATATCtgaa AAATTGGGAGCAGCTTGTGGTGGCCTGCTTAATTATTCCCTGTATCTGTATCAGTGTACTGTTTGCTACGAAT GGCGGCGTATTGCTCCTGGAAAGTGTAGACGCGACGATGACCGCCGTGACTACTCCCACTATAGTGTTGTTGGAGCTGGTAGCGATGCTGTTCGTGTACCGCGGCCGCGACTTCCAGTCCGACATGAACCTCTCCATGGAGGAGAACGCGTGCGGCTCGCGCATCGACACGCAGTGGAACATCATACCGTTTCTCACGCTT gcAACTCTAGTGGTCAAATCATACTCGACTGTACACTCGGAGTTACCAAGCCATATGTTGTTAATATCGATGGTTCCAGTTATACTTGTAGTCTTGGCCATGTTGCTGCGGGCGATCCGCAACGCTTATGTATTCCTCCAACATTAA